Proteins from one Esox lucius isolate fEsoLuc1 chromosome 19, fEsoLuc1.pri, whole genome shotgun sequence genomic window:
- the rnf141 gene encoding RING finger protein 141, protein MGQQISGQAAMTRLPEKLWKHAGLVRDSGFLNYEEFLGRVAELNDVTAKLAAGQQKHLIFEVQTGSDASALWKVAVRIVCTKINKDNGMVEASRIMNLYQFIQLYRDITSQAAEVLAAEGASLQPGTLPSGGSCQASMWMGRVKQLTDEEECCICMDGKSDLILPCAHSFCQKCIDKWSGQSRNCPICRLQVTAANESWVMPDAPTEDDVAGYILNLADEAGCPHRP, encoded by the exons ATGGGCCAGCAGATCTCTGGCCAGGCGGCCATGACCCGTCTACCGGAGAAGCTGTGGAAACATGCAGGCCTGGTACGCGACAGCGGCTTCCTCAACTACGAGGAGTTCCTGGGCAGGGTAGCAGAGCTCAATGATGT GACGGCTAAACTGGCAGCTGGACAGCAGAAACACCTGATCTTTGAAGTCCAGACTGGTTCAGATGCCTCTGCTCTGTGGAAAGTGGCTGTGAGGATAGTATGTACCAAG ATCAACAAAGATAATGGGATGGTGGAGGCTTCGCGCATTATGAACCTTTACCAGTTCATCCAGCTGTACCGTGACATAACCAGCCAGGCCGCCGAGGTGCTGGCAGCAGAGGGCGCCAGCCTACAACCTGGAACTCTCCCATCAGGTGGCTCCTGTCAGGCCAGCATGTGGATGGGCAG GGTGAAGCAGTTGACTGATGAAGAGGAGTGCTGTATTTGCATGGATGGGAAGTCTGACCTCATCCTGCCGTGTGCTCACAGCTTCTGTCAGAAATGCATTGACAAGTG GAGTGGGCAGAGCAGGAATTGTCCGATATGCCGGTTGCAAGTGACTGCTGCCAATGAGTCGTGGGTGATGCCAGACGCGCCTACAGAGGACGATGTGGCTGGATACATTCTCAACCTGGCTGATGAAGCAGGCTGTCCACACAGACCTTAA